Genomic window (Mus caroli chromosome 14, CAROLI_EIJ_v1.1, whole genome shotgun sequence):
ATGTACTTGTCCTTTAATCTCTAGGTTCACATATGAAGATTATGAGACCACCGCCAAGTGGCTTCGGGATCACACTAAATATAGACCTCAAGTGGCAGTGATCTGTGGTTCCGGCTTAGGAGGGCTAACTGCTCACTTAAAGGAGGCTCAGATCTTTGACTACAATGAGATACCCAACTTTCCCCAAAGCACAGGTACTGGCTGGACTGTGGGGcgttagtcactgttctattgctgtggagagacaccatgactaaggcaattctttttttttttttttaagatttatttatttatttatttatttattacatgtaagtacactgtagctgtcttcagacactccagaagagggcgccaaatctcgttacggatggttgtgagccaccatgtggttgctgggattagaactctggacctttggaagagcagtcgggtgctcttacccactgagccatctcaccagcccggcaattcttataaaagggCATTTAATTAGAGGCTTTCTTTGTTTCagggcttagtccattatcattgtggggagtatggcagcatgcaggacactagagcagtagctgagagctacatcttgatctgatGGCTGAAACAGAGACACGGGCCTCACATGGGCTTCTGAAACGTCAAAGTCCACCAATGGTGACACACATCTACAACAAAGGCCACACCTAATTCTTCTAATACTTTCAGatatagtgccacttcctggtgactTAGGGGGCCATTcgtattcaaaccatcacactgctcTTATGTGGAATCTAATCCAGGAAATGTTTCTATTCTTGtcctaacttatttatttttttaaaaaaagatttatttattattatattagtacattgtagctgtcttcagatacaccagaagagggcatcagatctcatttcagatggttgtgagccaccatgtagttgctgggatttgaactcaggacttttggaagagcagtcactgctcttaatcactaagtcatctctccagccccattgtcCTAGTTTTTGACCAAAGACAAATGTAAGAGGGAAAGAGACACCACAGAATCAGCATGGCTTTAGAAAGAAATCcttattagtgtgtgtgttagggtgGGGAGGGTTGGGAAAGGTGCTGAACACACATGTTCAATCTCTGATACCCATGAACTGAAAGGGAAGAACTGATTCCCACTAGCTGTCTTCACACTATAGCACGCACACGCACTCCCACTCACCTTCAGTAGAAGAAGCAGAACCTGTAGCCCCAGGACAAAGACAACCTGTTCCAGGTcatcctccctgtcttccttcatCTCCACCTCTATGTGCTGCCTAGACATACATAGTAACAATAATCACTGTGGCCACCATGTGGATATGGGCACACACAGGGATTAACACAGGAAAACACTTGGTTCACAGTGGCCTTTGGAAATGTAAAGTTGAGCTCTGTCATCATTGTAGCGCAGTGACCGCAAGCATGAAAACTCAGACTCAGATTTAGAAAGGACAAGAGGAagctttttcatttctctttattttaaactaACTTACTtacttttgtattattattatttcttcttacaTATCTTCCTTTCTATCTACCTTTCCTAAGGGAGTTGAAACTTTTAGTAAACATTTAAAAGCCCTTTGGGGTAAGAAtggaagagcagagcagggaggtgtgggagtgagggaaggaagggtaACCCTgttcagagagaaggaagaaggcagacagTAGTGACGTGGGCCATCTGCCACTCCTTCCCCCAGGAAGCAGAGTCCTGCACTAAGTGAGAAGCAAATTAACTTGAAGTTTAGCCGTGTCTACTTTGttctattgctttttttttttttttttttaatgtttctacttGATTCTAGTGCCTCTGACAGAGCCATTCCTTAAAGAAGTGTAGGTTGGCCATCCATTAGAGGACACTGCCAGATAATGGGGATGGTAGTAACAGTTAATCTGTATGCTCGTATGCTCCCATGACCCACATACCCCACAGGACTGCTGTGTGGGCCAAAAAGAAAGAGTCGTATTGGGCTTGTCTTCCTTGTTCATCTTTAGGATGCCAACATATACAAGGGTTCCCTAGCTGGAATAAGGAGGCACACAGTTTAGTTAGCAGAATTAATTATCATACACATTTTAAGCTTTGGTTTGTACTCTCTTTTGCTCCCTTGCAGTGTGAGTTTCTCCGTTTGGAAAAGTCTTTTGAAATTCCTTTTGTTATATGTTCACATCAATGTTCTTATCCCATATCTCTAAGGTACAGTTGTATGATTATGAAGATCAGCATACTGCTCTTGTTGTTAATTATATCATCATACATTAGACACAGTGAATGGCTTCTAGTAAGTGCTAGTGTGTGTGATACAGGGAAgtatgcttgcttttctttttgtcgCAGTCTCGCCACatattcctggctggcctggaacttgctgtgcagtctaggctggccttgaactgacagagacctacctgcttctgcctcctgagtactgagagaAAAAGCATGTACCACTCACTACACTGAGCATAATCTCTttgctttcctcccttttctgtcTGTAGTGCAAGGTCACGCAGGCCGACTGGTGTTTGGATTGCTGAATGGCAGGTCCTGTGTGATGATGCAAGGCCGGTTCCATATGTATGAAGGATACTCGCTGTCAAAGGTAAGCAATCCGGGGGCACGAGCTTGGTTGGATCAAGAGGAAGATGGGAGAGCTGTCCTACTTTGTCTAACCATTTGGGCTGGGTCAAATTTTTGATCTTTTGTTTCATGGTTCATATTATCCTTACCTTTGAGTTTGTTGGTGAGGTTTAGAAAAGTCTTTTCTGACCTTTTGCATCTAAGGTGACATTCCCAGTGAGAGTTTTCCGTCTTCTGGGTGTGGAAACTTTGGTGGTCACCAATGCTGCTGGAGGACTCAACCCCAATTTTGAAGTTGGAGATATTATGCTGATCCGGGATCACATCAACCTACCTGGTTTCAGTGGCCAGAACCCTCTCCGGGGCCCCAATGATGAAAGGTACACATCTTTGATCCCTTGCACTGCATGCAGAGTCTGGCCTTGTCCAGGAGTTGGGAAAGAAAGTTCACTTGGTGCCATTTATCTGAGATAATCCCACCTGTGTTCCAGGTTTGGAGTTCGTTTTCCTGCCATGTCTGATGCTTATGACCGGGATATGAGGCAGAAGGCTTTCACTGCCTGGCAACAAATGGGGGAGCAACGAAAGCTACAAGAAGGCACCTACGTGATGTTGGCAGGCCCCAACTTTGAGACTGTGGCAGAGAGTCGTCTGCTCAAGATGCTGGGAGCAGATGCTGTTGGTGAGAAGGGGGATTTGGCTGGTGGTTTGAGGAAAGGATCTGGTAAAatagcaaaggggagggagaacttaTGGATTAGGGGAAGGATGAGAGAGAATACTAGGAAAGCAGAGACCATAGGCTTGAGCTCAGCGCTGTTACAAAATGTCAGTACAGCCACCTTCTCTACCTGTGGCTGCAAGGTGGACTCATTAATTGCCACAAAGCACAGGAAAAGATTGTGTTGGCAAAGTGTATAAGTAGCTAGTAAGGCTACCTGAAGAGAGGTAGGGCAGCGAGTGCTCTGTACTAATTTAGTTGCTGTGGATGCTTTCTGAAATTCAGTGAACTTCAGAGAGTGAGGGTGAGGAGAGCCACATGAGTCATTGTCTCTCCCCTTCAGGCATGAGCACAGTCCCAGAAGTTATCGTCGCAAGGCACTGTGGGCTCCGTGTCTTTGGTTTCTCACTCATTACGAACAAGGTTGTCATGGATTATGAGAACTTGGCGAAGGCCAATCACATGGAAGTTCTGGATGCCGGCAAAGCAGCTGCACAGACATTGGAAAGGTTTGTCTCCATTCTTATGGAGAGCATTCCACTCCCGGAGTGTGGCAGCTGACTGGCCATGGAGGGCCCCGCTGCTCCCCTGGTGGGGTCCAAGTAGCTGTCTACTCTGGCTCCTTGATGAAGTCACTCGTCTCTGTTCTTAGATCCtagcagaaaggaaagaggagcttAGCCTTCATTATCCCGGTGTTCTTCTACTGTTCTGACGCCCAGTCCTCTTGCTTAGTTGCCTTCTAAAATTCACTTtcattcctctggaagagctggagCCCATTCCCCACACACTTGGGATATATGCCTTCAAACAGTACCTTCTACATCTTGGAGATGACAGACATTTTCTGGGCTCAGTCTGCTTCCCCTAAAGCCCTAGAGACCAAAGATCAACCCAATACCTCTTGGATTTTATTTAGTATCACAATGTTTTGAGAATAAAGAGATCAAgtacttttcttttgtgtgtgatttGGTATGAAGCTGGGGCATCAGCCAAAAAAGACTTGAAAAGCTTTGGGGACCACATGTTCCAAAATCAGCTAAGAATGGAGATGAGTTGGTGGGTGAGTAGCAAGGGATGAAGGggaaaaaatggtgtgtgtgtgtaggggatgcGACTACTTCTTTCAGACTTGCTCCTAGCCTTCATTTCCCACGTGCTCCACTTACTCCATTGCTTGAGTATCTGCATCTCACAGATCTCACTTCTCCtccagtgccttttttttttttttttttttttttttttttttttttgttttgtttttctcctaccATTCTACCAATAGGTCATGCTCTTTCCCGATCTATATTGACAGTGCAGCAGCAGATACACTTTTGTCTGCCGCCATTTgtcatggtgctggccacattcATTCCAACTNNNNNNNNNNNNNNNNNNNNNNNNNNNNNNNNNNNNNNNNNNNNNNNNNNNNNNNNNNNNNNNNNNNNNNNNNNNNNNNNNNNNNNNNNNNNNNNNNNNNNNNNNNNNNNNNNNNNNNNNNNNNNNNNNNNNNNNNNNNNNNNNNNTTTTGCTTCATTTGAAATGGAAAGATCTGCTTTTAATCTGAATCTTTGACGTAGgaagacacatctttaatctcggTCTTGAGTTGGAATATTCACCTTTGATCCAGCTCTAATCTGGCCTGCACCTGTTGATGGGAGGCTATATAAGGaagaacatggaggaaggaaactgTTCTTCATGCTTACTCTTGTGCTTGTGCTGCTAGCAAGTCCACCCCTTCACTGACATCACAGCCTGCTTCAGGATTCTAGCATATACTGCACAACGTCCAATGGAGACAGCCAACCTCATGGACCCAAAGTTCAAATCATTTAGAAGTGAAAATACACCCTAGAGACGACATGAAAATTATGAAGGTACTGACTTCTGTACAATATCTGCCTTCCAGCCTCATCCAGTAATAAACCATGCCACCATCCTGTGCTAAGGTGAGAGATAAACACTTGAACAAGACTGCAGCTAGTCAAGCAACGTCCTCAAGTGTGCGTCACCCACTTACAGCATAGGTACATCAGCAAGATTTGCCCCAGCTAGTCTGTTATGCAAGATAAGCTTTGCTATCTGGTCTGTCTCTAGAATGATTCTATGGCTACAGATATTTCCAACTTCTTGCAGGGACCCAACGTTTAAGGGGGAAATGTGGGTGAGAGGAAAATGGAGTACTCTCAGCTAacacacacagtcttttttttATACACAAATCCCACTTTGTGATGTTCAGGTTTCACTCCTACTTAACTTTTGCACAAATTCATaacattttcctctttctgttttccagcaCTTTACATATTTGAGTGTTTAAGAAGCTGGGAATAgatcagtcagtaaagtgcttaccttgAAACCATGAATGACCAGGCATAGTAGTGGTTTCCATTCATAGTTCCAGTGCTGGGGAACTCAAGGAGGGTCCCCGGGGCTCAGTGGATCCGGGAAGGCCAACTTGCTGGGTTAAAGCCTAGTAGAAgacttttctcaaacaaacaaatgaaggcGCCAGTACCTGGGGAATGATACACAAGggagtcctctgacctccatgtgcacacacagacacctgtACAAACATGAGCAtgtccatacacacatgcacaaacacacatacaaatcctGTCAGTGGGTTTAAATGCAGCTCAGTAGTAAACCATTTGCTTAGCACATTCAAGGTTTTCGATTCTATTGAAGAATCAAACACCAAAGCCAACAAAATTATCCAATATCTACTTGAATGTAGTTGTGCTCACCTGGAACTTcagtgctctggaggctgagccaggagggtCAAGAATTTGAGTCCAATCTGcattacatagtaagtttgagctcagcctgagctacatgaaacctcGTAGGAAACAAAAGAGTAAATAAACACTTAGATCAACTTAGCAGTTTCCTTTTCACTTTAACATTTTCAGTATAGGAGGGGTAggcattgagatggctcagtgggtgaaggtgagAGCTGTGGAGCCTAAGGAGAAAAACAACCTACACCAGGAGGGATGTCaaatgcttgcaatcccagcacatgagGAAATGAAGCAGGAGTACCAtcacaggttcagtgagaccaTATTTCAAAGGACAAACAAAAGGACAATGTCAATGAGGTAGCATAGTGGGCaagggcacctgctgccaagcctgaggaccagagcTCAAAAACCTgagaggtggaagaaaagaacagattgTTGCAAGTTGTCCCcaacttgcacatgcacacactaaaacaataaaatgtagtTCTACAAACTTACAGTGGGTAATACAATCACTTGGACAAAAAACTAAGcactagctgggcatggtggtacatttaattctagcacttgggagtcagacagggcaatctctgagttcaaggtcagcctggttggTCTACATGTTGATTTCTAGGGCATCTAGGGATATATAgagagacctatctcaaaaaagcaaagcagaaaccCCATAAGCACTGCAAATTATGTGGATGATGGAAACTCTCACCATGGCAACCAATGTTCTAGATTTGTTTGCATTCATTTAAGATTTGTACAGACAAGATGCTACTTTTAATCAACATATTCTAGAGATGTTTTTATATCAGTTCATTATGTGTTTCCTTGATAAGTTAGTACAGCTAGGAATATATTTTATCACTTGAGTGTTTTGGGGAAAGCAAAGGAAGTACGAACAAAACTCCCAGAAAGAAGCCACTCTTCAAACTGAACCTTCTTTAAGGTCAACTGACTGTTTAGAGCCGTGGTTCTAACCTTCCTAATGcggagaccctttaatacagtttctcaggATATGCTCACTCTAGccataattttggtttttttttttttttttttttttgcctcttacAAAATgacataactgcaattttgcaactgttatgaattgtaatgtgaatATGTGATATGCAGAATGTCTGATACTTGACCCTGTGAGAGGTCATGCAACCCCTAAAGGGCTGGGACctcagaggttgagaaccatttGTTTAGAGCTTCAGTGATTATGAAGAGTATGGGGTGTTCCAAGTCCAGAGCCAAGTAGCCATTCACTGGCCTCCTTTGTCACTGACTGACAGCTCTGTGCCGCTGGGTAAATTACTTGGAATGTCAGACTGAGCCTGACTTCTCTTTGGATTGTCTTAGCAGACCAGCATCTTCCACTGAACCCAAAGCAAAACTGTCGTCAGATAACAGCTAAGACCTGTAGCAAAGGTTTCTTCACTTGCTGTAGTCTGCTTCTTTGACGTCTCTACCAGTGTATTTGAAAAGTGTCTTTGGGGGGaaagctttatatttttttatttgctgtgtgtgtgcgcacactgTGCACTTGAGTCTGCCACCATGCACGAGGAACTCAGATCGTAGcttgtgggagttagttctccTTTCCCATGAGtcacagggatcaaactcagattatccggcttggtggcaagtgtcttaaTTTGCTGAGCCATCATGGGCGGTAGCCCATGAAATTTGTCCTGaattatgactttctttgttccattACTATAGAAACTTCATGAAACTCTTCCATGTTGGAACAGGGACTTTGGAGTAACCTAAATCTGTCTTCCTGGGTTATAGTCATTCCTATTTGCTCCAGGGTAAACTATCTCTCATCCACTGTAAGTTCAGAGCTATAGTTCTGCAACAACAGGATTATAATATCgggttttttcctttctttccctttctcttcttccttccttccttccttccttccttccttccttccttccttccttccttcctctccctcccctctccctctccctcccctcctttctctttctccctcctctccctcttcttttaaGCTGTTTCCCAAGAGGCAGGTTGATTATCTATGGAGACAAAAGAGCAaagtcaggacagccagagggTAGAAAAGAGCCGGTGCCACCCTTTCCCTGGCACAGAGGTCTGGACTCTGTGCCATACCTTCTGCCTGACTTTGATTTGCCTGAGATCTGTGCAGCCTTTTCCCTGGTAAATTGCACTGCtttttgtaataataatttatttccaAGAAACATCTTTTGAGCTAACACTGGCTGTATGcctattttttttctgccattattaatttgtatttcaataaaaatgaaagttttcttttctataatcTTTCtatctcgtttttttttttttaggtttggcCTAAATTAGATTGAATACTTTCCCACACTCATTTGCCTTCATTCTCTGAGTTGAAAGAGGCCTCAGCTTCCATTTCCTTTATCCCTTGCTGGGTTCCTGCCTGTTATACTTCACTTGCcagcttcttcctttcccagccctgctctctggctcctttctctagTCGTGCTTTGTGGGGCGGGCACCGTTTTGCTTATGAGCCTTGGCTGTGGGCTTTGGTTTCTCCTTCCTTTTACTCAGAATGCGGTTCTGAGCTCCTGCTGTGGCTGGAAACAAAGGGTGAATCGCAATGTAGCCTGACCGCCCTGGTTCTTCCAAAGGCTCCTTACTCACTAAGGGTTGCCTAAGGCGATTTCCAGCTCAGAATATGAATCCTCATCTCCCTACTGGAATAAACAACACACAGTCACTGCCCCTGTCACTGACTCCTAGCTCCGACAAAGCATGAACATCATTTAATTCCAACCAGGGAAGAAAGATGGCATTGTTATTTTTGTCATtggttttaaattacatttatctaCCTTTCTATTGtggtgtgttgtgttgtgtgtgtgtgcatctgtacgtgtgtatgtgtgtgtgtgtgtttggataaGTACAAGGGTATACAATATCACAGGACACCTGGGGAGGGGGCGATCTGATGTTCGATTTCTACCCTGTGGCTCCCCAGAAgttaaactcaggttgttaggcttgacAGCAAACAACTTTACCCACGGAATCTTTATTCTCCTGCTTCAGTGTGAGTCTCCTGGGCTCCTGCCTGTTGTATTTCACTTGCcaacttcttcctttctcagccctattctctggctcttttctttagttgtgtgctgggggaggggcagcattttgcctcttgcttttttttttttttgttttcctgttgggTTTcacatggcccaggctggccttcaagtttttatgtagctaaggatgacctgagaactcctgatccttctgcctctctctcctgagtgcttggctcacaggcatatgccatcatgccTGCCTTCAGCTGCTATTTTTAGTATAGGTGTTTTAAATATTCTCACTCTGAACATAATGAAATGTTAGAGAGCCTTTGAAGCCCCCGAGATGCAAGGGCAAGTAAGAATGCATATGAAAATTTTAGTATGTGGCTGTCTTAGAGTTTCCCATTACCGTGGcaagacactgtgaccaaaagcaagtcgAGGAGgaaggggttatttggcttagacttccacatcatagttcatcaccaaaggaaatcaggataggaattcaaacaggacaagaccctagaggcaggagctgatgcagaggctgtggaagggtgctacttactggcttgccgcgcctggctttctcagcctgcttgtAGACCCagagccaccagcccagggacagcatcACCCGCTGCTTCAGGGCCCCACTTCTGAAGGTTGCAGTCTTCCTTGTCTGCACAGCTCTCTTGAGTTTGGAGCAAGATGGAGAATTCCCTTTTCTtagcagggcttcctcttctctgcctgacctGAGGAGCCCAACCCCCACATCTtcttcctgaggaatgacacacAGTCTTTGGTGAGGTTCAACTTCCTTTTTCCTAATAAAAAACCTGTTAATCAAGCACCTAGAATTCTTGagatgcctctccatgcaaatgaggcattcctAGCACCCTAAGCTTCAGCCAGTAGTACATAACCACTTTTGAAAATCCCTACCCGCTTCCCCCAAACTATATATCCCGTGACTCACCCCGAATAAAGTTGAGCTGCCTCTCTGAAGCTGATCCTGGAAGTCTGTCATTTCTGTAGTACTCACAGGTCGGCTGAACCATGTTCTTCTGCTCTGCTCCCTCTGTCTGTGCGGGCCAGTAGCCAACAGGccctggggagaagggaggaccaCAGCCCACCATGAGCTGGACCTTTCCTTCCCCATCGATCACTAACTGAAaaaaatgccttccagctggatttcatggagacatttcctcaactgaggctttttcctctctgatgactctagtttgtgtcaagtcgacacaaAACCAGCCTACACAGGGACCATCAGGTTTCCTTGGATGCCGActgctcttcttccctctctaaTGGCCTGGAACCACTAGTATGCACTAAAGACTTACGAAGTAACTTTGTCCTTCATCTTAGACTTGAAAGCCACCTTTTAGAAAAGACGACGAACTAAGTCCATCTGTTTACGATTAGACTGCTCAAGGATTAAGCTAGGCCCCAAGTGTGACCTTGACTCAAATAGTCCTGTACCACCTGTTTCAGAAGACATGCCTTTGCTACAAAATCATCTTGCAACTCAACTTTTGTTTCAATTGTTATTACCACCTGTTGCCACAACTACATTGTTACAACCACCCTGCAATCATATCTTTGCTTCAGGAGG
Coding sequences:
- the Pnp gene encoding purine nucleoside phosphorylase codes for the protein MENEFTYEDYETTAKWLRDHTKYRPQVAVICGSGLGGLTAHLKEAQIFDYNEIPNFPQSTVQGHAGRLVFGLLNGRSCVMMQGRFHMYEGYSLSKVTFPVRVFRLLGVETLVVTNAAGGLNPNFEVGDIMLIRDHINLPGFSGQNPLRGPNDERFGVRFPAMSDAYDRDMRQKAFTAWQQMGEQRKLQEGTYVMLAGPNFETVAESRLLKMLGADAVGMSTVPEVIVARHCGLRVFGFSLITNKVVMDYENLAKANHMEVLDAGKAAAQTLERFVSILMESIPLPECGS